From a region of the Streptomyces sp. NBC_01454 genome:
- a CDS encoding trypsin-like peptidase domain-containing protein gives MRRIPGTRTATMGVCASLASFAVAAPASAVPDHADRATTSATRSVAPAPSHPAPPAPSAGPTPPPPSGAPVRPSKGVTPAEIRKAQEVERYWTPERIRSAVPVEAPDTGGSSPDAQRVPAVRGKPSLREPSHEVGAGVATVGVFLIRNDDGSPTPNQFCTANSVTSPTRSLIITAAHCLKGNRSASKIAYVPGYRSGASTAGQAGETPYGIFPLVEGKVWIDGRYLAPTPNDDVDFAFLRVGPNSRGQLLEDATGSGNTLTTSTSASLARKNVTLIGYPGGQKTPLQCTNDTSAVLNRFMEIKCDRFRTGVSGGPFLDHFDGSRGNLVGVIGGWHTGGLSDDISYASQFDEDVVRLYQQAVADTEPDEPNLLGSGGTWQHAAVMTSGSFHTASVRDHVGDLVVRWSDGEVSLYPGNGTFGFRQEIQLAKKSKEWQQAQVVTAGDFTGDGTDDLLVRWANGKLTLYRDVNETRKLTDGIQLRGPNTTWTHATQITAGRFGGGDTRRNDLVVRWAGGGVTLYPDVDAAGIHTEKQLAKSNTTWTHAADLTAGDFSNPSGNQDLFVRWNDGEVTVYENVAAAGLKKEHQLRPAKSAWRNGLLTTAGAFGGGSRQDDLIALWPKGKLSLYADTTATSLAREHKLVAPAG, from the coding sequence ATGAGACGAATACCCGGTACGCGCACCGCCACCATGGGCGTCTGCGCCTCCCTTGCTTCGTTCGCCGTGGCCGCTCCGGCGTCCGCGGTCCCCGACCATGCCGACCGCGCCACCACCTCCGCCACGCGGAGCGTCGCACCGGCGCCGTCGCACCCCGCGCCTCCCGCGCCCTCGGCCGGACCGACCCCGCCACCCCCGTCGGGCGCACCCGTGCGGCCCTCGAAGGGCGTGACGCCGGCAGAGATCCGCAAGGCGCAGGAGGTGGAGCGGTACTGGACGCCCGAGCGCATCCGCAGCGCCGTCCCCGTCGAGGCCCCGGACACCGGCGGGTCGAGTCCGGACGCGCAGCGGGTGCCGGCGGTGCGCGGCAAGCCGTCGTTGCGGGAGCCGAGTCACGAGGTCGGCGCGGGCGTCGCCACGGTCGGGGTGTTTCTGATCCGCAACGACGACGGATCGCCGACCCCCAACCAGTTCTGCACCGCCAACTCCGTGACGTCGCCGACCAGGAGTCTGATCATCACGGCGGCACACTGCCTCAAGGGCAACAGGTCCGCCAGCAAGATCGCCTACGTCCCCGGCTACCGCTCCGGCGCCTCGACGGCCGGCCAGGCCGGGGAGACGCCGTACGGAATCTTCCCCCTGGTGGAGGGCAAGGTCTGGATCGACGGGCGATACCTCGCCCCCACCCCCAACGACGATGTGGACTTCGCCTTCCTGCGGGTCGGGCCGAACTCCCGCGGCCAGCTCCTGGAGGACGCCACCGGCAGCGGCAACACGCTGACCACCTCCACGTCCGCGAGCCTCGCGCGCAAGAACGTGACCCTCATCGGCTACCCCGGGGGCCAGAAGACGCCGCTGCAGTGCACGAATGACACCAGCGCCGTCCTGAACCGGTTCATGGAAATCAAGTGCGACCGCTTCCGTACGGGTGTCAGCGGCGGCCCGTTCCTGGACCACTTCGACGGCAGTCGCGGCAACCTGGTCGGAGTCATCGGCGGGTGGCACACCGGTGGCCTCTCCGACGACATCTCCTACGCCTCGCAGTTCGACGAGGACGTCGTCCGGCTCTACCAGCAGGCGGTCGCCGACACGGAGCCGGACGAACCCAACCTCCTGGGCAGCGGCGGCACCTGGCAGCACGCCGCGGTCATGACGTCCGGCAGCTTCCACACCGCCTCGGTGCGCGACCACGTCGGCGACCTGGTCGTGCGCTGGTCCGACGGTGAGGTCTCCCTCTATCCGGGCAACGGCACGTTCGGATTCCGTCAGGAGATCCAGCTCGCCAAGAAGAGCAAGGAGTGGCAACAGGCGCAGGTGGTCACCGCCGGCGACTTCACCGGCGACGGCACCGACGACCTCCTCGTCCGCTGGGCCAACGGCAAGCTGACCCTCTACCGGGACGTCAACGAGACCCGCAAGCTCACCGACGGGATCCAGCTGCGCGGCCCCAACACCACCTGGACGCACGCCACACAGATCACGGCCGGCCGCTTCGGCGGCGGCGACACCCGCCGGAATGACCTCGTGGTGCGCTGGGCCGGTGGCGGGGTGACCCTCTACCCCGACGTCGACGCGGCCGGCATCCACACCGAGAAGCAGCTCGCCAAGAGCAACACGACCTGGACGCACGCCGCGGACCTCACCGCCGGCGACTTCAGCAACCCCTCGGGAAACCAGGATCTGTTCGTCCGCTGGAACGACGGTGAAGTCACCGTCTATGAGAACGTCGCGGCCGCCGGCCTCAAGAAGGAGCATCAGCTCCGCCCCGCGAAATCCGCCTGGCGCAACGGTCTGCTGACCACGGCCGGCGCGTTCGGCGGCGGCTCCCGGCAGGACGACCTCATCGCCCTGTGGCCCAAGGGCAAGCTGAGCCTGTACGCCGACACCACCGCCACCTCCCTGGCACGGGAGCACAAGCTCGTCGCGCCGGCCGGCTGA
- a CDS encoding bifunctional glycosyltransferase/CDP-glycerol:glycerophosphate glycerophosphotransferase yields the protein MPETGLRSAPRFSVVVPVYNVQGYLRACLDSLLEQDFTDFEVIAVDDCSPDGSGDILAEYAARDPRVITVRHEENRGIGAARNTGVERASGDYLLFLDSDDTLTTGALRAMADRLAGTADPDLLLFDHVRSYWWHAVQPSAARELLAEAGAEVFRPAERTQFFQMFAVVWNRAFRRRFFVDNGFRYTDGLYEDALMVYVTMLTAERAVCLDHACVDYRQRRHGNSMKTPGRKHFTIFEQYQRLFDFLDGRPDLAGLRPLFFERMISHFLFTGARESRVLVQDRPEFFRRAAAMYRRHKPAGFTPPAEVDALQFQALERGSYRLFQAVNLMSRTQKTGQERLRKARSAVSKRASDSFYRRQLKRPLDPHLAVFSAYWNRTPSCNPLAIYEKAKELAPHLHGVWVVREDLVDTVPDGMDHVVVDTPRYWELMARATYFVNNVNFADTVVKRAGQIHLQTHHGTPLKRMGIDQQQYPAAAKGMSMRKLLARADRWDLSVSANQHTSEQWERVYPCGFESVDAGYPRNDVFYRTGAQDVLDIRARLGIAPGATAILYAPTVRDYQVGYVPQLDLEKITRELGPDFVLLVRTHYFYGQDPHLQELQERGALIDVSRHPSVEELCLAADALITDYSSIMFDYANLDRPLITYADDWETYVRSRGVTFDLLSGEPGDTPGAIATSEDELIEVFRSGRWDDETAAGLRAAFRARFCMWDDGHAAERVVGRVFLGSQGLAPAPLPLAVRTPAPSPREAARIVAGIALTPAGDGSPGRSGVELTS from the coding sequence ATGCCCGAAACGGGCCTCAGATCCGCCCCGCGTTTCAGCGTCGTCGTTCCCGTGTACAACGTGCAGGGCTACCTTCGCGCGTGCCTGGACTCGTTGCTGGAGCAGGACTTCACCGATTTCGAGGTCATCGCGGTCGACGACTGCTCGCCGGACGGGAGCGGCGACATCCTGGCGGAGTACGCGGCCCGCGACCCGCGGGTGATCACCGTGCGGCACGAGGAGAACCGTGGCATCGGTGCGGCCCGCAACACCGGGGTGGAGCGGGCGAGCGGGGACTATCTGCTGTTCCTCGACAGCGATGACACCCTCACCACGGGCGCGCTGCGGGCCATGGCCGACCGCCTGGCCGGCACCGCGGACCCGGACCTGCTGCTCTTCGACCATGTGCGCAGCTACTGGTGGCACGCGGTCCAGCCCAGTGCCGCCCGCGAACTCCTCGCCGAGGCCGGGGCGGAGGTGTTCCGGCCCGCCGAGCGCACGCAGTTCTTCCAGATGTTCGCCGTCGTGTGGAACAGGGCGTTTCGTCGTCGCTTCTTCGTCGACAACGGCTTCCGCTACACCGACGGGCTCTATGAGGACGCCCTCATGGTCTACGTCACCATGCTCACCGCTGAGCGTGCCGTGTGTCTGGACCACGCCTGTGTGGACTACCGCCAGCGCCGCCACGGCAATTCCATGAAGACGCCCGGCCGGAAGCACTTCACGATATTCGAGCAGTATCAGCGGCTCTTCGATTTCCTCGACGGCCGGCCCGACCTCGCTGGGCTGCGGCCGCTGTTCTTCGAGCGAATGATCAGCCATTTCCTGTTCACCGGCGCTCGCGAAAGCCGCGTCCTCGTCCAGGACCGGCCGGAGTTCTTCCGTCGTGCCGCGGCGATGTACCGGCGCCACAAGCCCGCCGGGTTCACCCCGCCCGCGGAGGTCGACGCCCTTCAGTTCCAGGCACTGGAACGCGGTTCGTACCGTCTTTTCCAGGCCGTGAATCTGATGAGCCGTACGCAAAAGACCGGCCAGGAGCGGCTGCGCAAGGCCCGGAGCGCAGTGAGCAAGAGGGCGTCCGACAGCTTCTACCGGAGGCAGCTGAAGCGCCCCCTCGACCCGCACCTGGCCGTCTTCAGCGCCTACTGGAACCGCACCCCGTCCTGCAATCCGCTGGCGATCTACGAAAAGGCGAAGGAGCTGGCGCCCCACCTCCACGGCGTATGGGTCGTGCGCGAGGACCTCGTGGACACCGTGCCCGACGGCATGGACCATGTCGTCGTCGATACGCCGCGCTACTGGGAGCTGATGGCGCGCGCGACGTACTTCGTCAACAACGTCAATTTCGCGGACACCGTGGTCAAGCGCGCGGGCCAGATCCATCTCCAGACCCACCACGGCACTCCGCTCAAGCGGATGGGGATCGACCAGCAGCAGTACCCGGCCGCCGCCAAGGGCATGAGCATGCGCAAGCTGCTCGCCCGCGCCGACCGGTGGGACCTGTCGGTCTCCGCCAACCAGCACACCAGTGAGCAGTGGGAGCGGGTCTACCCCTGCGGTTTCGAGTCGGTCGACGCCGGCTATCCGCGCAACGACGTCTTCTACCGGACCGGCGCCCAGGACGTCCTCGACATCCGTGCCCGGCTGGGCATCGCACCCGGTGCCACGGCGATCCTCTACGCCCCGACCGTGCGTGACTACCAGGTCGGCTATGTGCCGCAGCTGGACCTCGAGAAGATCACCAGGGAACTCGGCCCCGACTTCGTCCTCCTGGTCCGGACCCACTACTTCTACGGCCAGGACCCGCACCTGCAGGAACTCCAGGAGCGCGGGGCGCTGATCGACGTCTCCCGGCACCCGTCGGTCGAGGAGCTGTGCCTCGCCGCGGACGCCCTGATCACGGACTACTCGTCGATCATGTTCGACTACGCCAACCTGGACCGGCCCCTCATCACCTACGCGGACGACTGGGAGACCTACGTCCGCTCCCGCGGCGTCACCTTCGACCTGCTCTCCGGCGAGCCGGGCGACACCCCGGGGGCGATCGCCACCAGCGAGGACGAGCTGATCGAGGTGTTCCGCAGCGGCCGGTGGGACGACGAGACGGCCGCCGGGCTGCGCGCCGCGTTCCGCGCGCGCTTCTGCATGTGGGACGACGGCCACGCCGCCGAGCGGGTGGTGGGCCGGGTCTTCCTCGGCAGCCAGGGCCTGGCCCCCGCGCCTCTTCCGCTCGCCGTGCGCACCCCCGCGCCCTCCCCGCGGGAAGCCGCCCGGATCGTGGCGGGCATCGCCCTCACGCCCGCCGGGGACGGCTCACCTGGCCGTTCCGGCGTCGAACTGACCAGCTGA